The sequence TCTTTAAAGTCAGCCAAATATCCATTTATTTTTTCAATGACTTCACCCAAAATTGCCTGATCAACAATTACGGAGCGGGCATATTTTCTTTCTATTTCCGGGATTATATTTTCGAATAAGACATCAATACTGATAGTAATCAATCGATTACTTCTCAGATTTCATTTGGTCTAGAAAATTAGAGATAGTTTCCTTTTCGGAATTGAATAATTCCTTTGCAGCTTCGGTGAGCAGTTTTGGGTCATTCACGGCTCCGCCATGATTTTCAAATTTTCCTGTTGCTATAATTCGTTTCATTCTTTCCGAAAGAATGGTTCCTTGGCCTACAAGTTTCATTTGGTTTCCCCTACTTGTATTGTTATGTTTAGGATTGTTAATTTACGATTGATTTTTTTAAATTAAAAGTCCTAATGTGACATAATATAATCCTTTCTTTCCTTATGTCACAACATTTTTTGTGTAAGTTCTGATTTTTCCCTTTTTTGACAAGCCAGTTCACCTTTTTTCCCCTTTCGACAGAAAAACTTAGTGTGAGTGCGTATATTTGTCCCAAGGGGAATGTATTCTGCAATAGTATATGAATGTAGATCACAATCAACACTTGTCAGATGAAATACTAGAGAGAAAGTTAGTTTTGAAGATGAATCAATTCAAAGAAAAAGCAAATTTTATCTGGGCAATCGCTGATTTACTGAGAGGACATTATAGACAATCAGATTATGGGAAAGTTATATTACCTCTGACTGTTCTACGACGATTGGACATTGTTTTGGAACCTACCAAAAAAAATGTAATTGAGGCATACGAACAACACAAAACAAAGAAGCCAGAAATTTTAGAGCCTATTTTAAACAATGCTGCCAAGGTAAAATTTCATAACCGAAGTAAGTATGACTTTTCTGAACTTGCTAAAGATGCAGACCATTTGGCTGCCAATTTTAGAAATTATATCAAAGGGTATTCTTTAAGTGCGATTGAGATCATTGATTATTTTAGTTTGGAAGATCAAATTAAAAAACTAGAGGAGTATGATCTTTTATATCTTGTTGTTAAAAAATTTGCGGAAGCAGGGGATATGTTTCGGGGTGTGTCTTCCTTGGAGATGGGATATATCTTTGAGGAACTCATTCGGAAGTTTGCAGAGCTTAGCAATGAAACCGCTGGGGAACATTTTACACCCAGAGAAGTGATTAGGCTCATGGTAAATTTACTTTTTATCAATGATAAGGAAATTTTAACCAATAAAGGCATCGTACGCACGTTATATGACCCAGCCTGTGGAACTGGCGGAATGTTGTCTGTTGCAGAAGAGTTTTTGCATGATTTAAATCCGGATGCTAAACTAGAAGTCTTTGGGCAAGAAATGAACCCTGAGTCCTTTGCGATTTGTAAGTCGGATATGCTGATTAAGGGACAAAACCCAAGTAATATTAAATTTGGAAATACGTTTACCCAAGATGGTCTCACGGAAGAAAAATTTGATTATATGCTGAGTAATCCGCCATTTGGTGTGGATTGGAAAAAATCGGAAAAACTCATCAAAGAAGAAGCCGCTAAAAAAGGATGGGATGGAAGGTTTGGTGCGGGACTTCCTGCCATTAGCGATGGTTCACTACTCTTTTTACAACATATGGTTTCTAAGATGAAACGAAAAGATGGGGGGAGCCGATTGGCCATTGTATTTAATGGCTCTCCTTTGTTTAGCGGGGCTGCAGGTAGTGGGCCAAGTGACATTCGTAAATGGATCATTGAAAATGATATGTTGGAAGCCATTGTGGCACTTCCCGACCAATTGTTTTACAATACGGGAATTTCCACTTACATTTGGATTGTAACCGATCACAAACCAAAAAATCGAAAAGGCAAAGTGCAACTCATCAATGCCACAGGTGGTGACTTAGAAGACAAAGACAATCCGTTTTATGCTAAGATGCTTCGTTCTCTCGGAAACAAACGAAAAGAAATTCACGAAGATGCAATTTCCAAGATCACCAAACTCTACGGAGATTTTCGTGAGAGCGAATATTGTAAGATTTTTGATAATGATGATTTTGGTTACCACCGCATTACAGTGGAAAGACCTAAGTTAGATGAAGCGGGCAAACCCTTGTATGATAAAAAAGGAAAACCGTTGGCAGATTCTGACCTTAGGGACTTTGAAAACATCCCTTTAAAAGAAAATATAGAATCCTACTTCCAAAAGGAAGTGCTCCCACATGTATCGGATGCATGGATTGACCATGAAAAAACAAAAGTGGGTTATGAAATCAATTTCACCAAATACTTTTACAAATACAAACCACTTCGCAGTCTAGCGGAGATTCGGCGGGATATCCTCGCCTTAGAAGAAGAAACCCAAGGCATGATTGGAGATATCATCGAATCATGAAACGGTATGAGGCATACAAAGACTCTGGTGTGGAATGGATTGGTGAGATTCCGGCAAATTGGGAAGTAAAGAGATTGAAATATTTGGCAAAGATAAATGCTTCTAAACCAGCAAATCTTTCTGATGAATCTGTTAAATCAGAGGTAGTATTTCTACCAATGGAAAAAGTTGGTGAAGATGGAAGTGTTGACCAGAGTATTTTAAAAAATATCGATGAAGTTAGCCGTGGTTTTACTTACTTTGAAAGAGGGGACATCTTAATAGCGAAAATTACACCATGTTTTGAAAATGGAAAGGGCGCACATTTAAAAGATTTAAATACTAATGTAGGATTTGGCTCAACGGAATTTCATACTATTAAGTCCTTGAAGTTTCTCAATCCAGCATTTGCTTATTATCAAACTAAATCGAATGTATTTATGAAAGTTGGTGAGGGTTTTATGTCTGGCTCTGCAGGACAGAAAAGACTTCCTACTAGTTTTGTTGAGGATTTTCCAATCCCACTCCCTCCTCTCGCCGAACAAACATCCATTGCCGAATTTCTCGACCGCAAAACTTCACAAATCGACAGTTTGGTAGAAAAAAAGAAACGATTGATTGAATTATTGAAAGAAGAAAAAGCAGCAGTAATTAATCAGGCGGTGACGAAGGGAATTGATCCGAATGTGAAAATGAAAGATTCCGGTGTGGAGTGGTTGGGGGAGGTTCCCGAGCATTGGGAAGTAATTCCCATGACGAAATATTTAGAATCAATTATTGATTATAGAGGAAAAACACCTCAAAAGATTGAAAGCGGTACTTTTTTGGTTACAGCTAGAAATATAAAAGAGGGAAAAATAAACTACTCCATATCGCAAGAGTATGTTGATACTAGCCTATATGATGAAATTATGAGGCGAGGTTCACTTGAGATCGGAGATGTCTTAATGACGACTGAAGCTCCGTTGGGTGAGGTTGCGAACGTTGATAAAGTAGATGTCGCTATCGCACAAAGGGTAATTAAATTTAGAGCATTAAAAGCACATTTGGATAATTACTTTTTAAAAGAATGGATTGCTACATATACTTTTCAGTCTTATTTAACTTCATTGGCAACTGGCTCTACTGCATTGGGTATAAAAGCAAGTAAACTAAATTTGCTGAAACTAGCATTACCTTCTATACAAGAGCAAATATCAATCGTTGGTTTAGTCAGAGAATTAAACACAAAATATTCTACAATGATTTCCAAAATTGAAAAGGAAATCGAACTCCTCCAAGAATACCGCACAGCTTTGATTTCAGAGGTGGTGACGGGAAAGGTGAGGGTGGGGTGACTCATACAACGAATCCGAATGCAATACTCGAATACTTTCGGGGTAAACATAAGGAACTCATGGCACTATCCGAGCAGGCAGTGGTCTCTCATTCTGGATTGCGGGGGAGCCATAGGGAGTTGATTCTCCATCACTATTTGCAGGATATTCTTCCTGGAAGGTTTGCTGTTTCTTCTGGGATTGTGCA comes from Leptospira mtsangambouensis and encodes:
- a CDS encoding type I restriction-modification system subunit M — translated: MNVDHNQHLSDEILERKLVLKMNQFKEKANFIWAIADLLRGHYRQSDYGKVILPLTVLRRLDIVLEPTKKNVIEAYEQHKTKKPEILEPILNNAAKVKFHNRSKYDFSELAKDADHLAANFRNYIKGYSLSAIEIIDYFSLEDQIKKLEEYDLLYLVVKKFAEAGDMFRGVSSLEMGYIFEELIRKFAELSNETAGEHFTPREVIRLMVNLLFINDKEILTNKGIVRTLYDPACGTGGMLSVAEEFLHDLNPDAKLEVFGQEMNPESFAICKSDMLIKGQNPSNIKFGNTFTQDGLTEEKFDYMLSNPPFGVDWKKSEKLIKEEAAKKGWDGRFGAGLPAISDGSLLFLQHMVSKMKRKDGGSRLAIVFNGSPLFSGAAGSGPSDIRKWIIENDMLEAIVALPDQLFYNTGISTYIWIVTDHKPKNRKGKVQLINATGGDLEDKDNPFYAKMLRSLGNKRKEIHEDAISKITKLYGDFRESEYCKIFDNDDFGYHRITVERPKLDEAGKPLYDKKGKPLADSDLRDFENIPLKENIESYFQKEVLPHVSDAWIDHEKTKVGYEINFTKYFYKYKPLRSLAEIRRDILALEEETQGMIGDIIES
- a CDS encoding restriction endonuclease subunit S produces the protein MEWIGEIPANWEVKRLKYLAKINASKPANLSDESVKSEVVFLPMEKVGEDGSVDQSILKNIDEVSRGFTYFERGDILIAKITPCFENGKGAHLKDLNTNVGFGSTEFHTIKSLKFLNPAFAYYQTKSNVFMKVGEGFMSGSAGQKRLPTSFVEDFPIPLPPLAEQTSIAEFLDRKTSQIDSLVEKKKRLIELLKEEKAAVINQAVTKGIDPNVKMKDSGVEWLGEVPEHWEVIPMTKYLESIIDYRGKTPQKIESGTFLVTARNIKEGKINYSISQEYVDTSLYDEIMRRGSLEIGDVLMTTEAPLGEVANVDKVDVAIAQRVIKFRALKAHLDNYFLKEWIATYTFQSYLTSLATGSTALGIKASKLNLLKLALPSIQEQISIVGLVRELNTKYSTMISKIEKEIELLQEYRTALISEVVTGKVRVG